The Bdellovibrio bacteriovorus DNA window GATAAGAAGGTTTTATCTGAACTATCTCGTCAGGGGTCCGGCTCTTCGTGTCGTTCGTTATTTTCTCCTTGGGCGATTTGGTTGCATGAGTATGCAGAACCTATGAATCTTCCGGTCAAAGACATGCATCACATCGTCGTTGTCGTAGAAGATTCAAAAAAAGAGGTCTCAAGTTCAGAAGCTCATAAGCTAGTGACGACGAGCCCTCGTTTCGAGGGTCGTGTGGAGCGTGCTGAGATTCGCCTTAAAGATCTTTCGCAAGCTTTGCAATTTGATGACTGGCACATGGCCCGTCAGATTGTCTGGGATGAGTTCATTGATATGCATCGCTTGTTTGAAACAAGCACACCGTCGTTCAGCTATATGACGGACGGATCCAAAAAAGTTTTGGAGGAATGCCAAAAGCTTTGGAATAAATGGCAAGACGGTCCTTTGGTGACGATGGACGCGGGTGCGAACGTGCACATGCTTTTCAGGAATGATCAGAAGAAGTCTTTTGAAACTTATCGCGAGCTTTTTAAAAACGAATTCAAAGTCTTAGCCTTTGAAGGTGTGAAATCCGATGTCCATTGATTTTACTTGTAAATCATTTGGAAAATGGATCCTTGCTGGCGAACACGCCGTCCTGCGCGGTGTTCCCGCGTTGGTTTTTCCTATTCAGTCGCGCAACTTAGAATTGAGTTACGCACGCACGGAGTCCGCATTGGAGCTTCGTCTGGTCGGAGACCACGGCAAAGATCTTCAGCTTCTGGTTTGGGGAGTTTTGGAAAAGGCCTGTGAACTTAAAAAAATCTCTCGGCAAGATCTTAAGGGGATTCTTCTTTTAGAGTCTTCAATTCCCGTGGGTGCGGGGATGGGTGCTTCGGCTGCTCTTTGTGTCGCACTCACTCGTTGGCTAGGTTATCTGGGATATGTCCAGGAGAATGAATACTACGAGTTTGCGCGTGATCTAGAAAACCTGTTT harbors:
- the mvaD gene encoding diphosphomevalonate decarboxylase; this encodes MNQVLVSAPSNIALIKYMGKIEGSGNKPTNGSLSYTLENLRTFVRLTEIEGGKDQWKLLVREDLEKMDLSEKGQQRFLKHLQNLKDKWGVTKNFLVESANNFPSDCGLASSASSFAALTLAAAQMFQKINPQPWGEDKKVLSELSRQGSGSSCRSLFSPWAIWLHEYAEPMNLPVKDMHHIVVVVEDSKKEVSSSEAHKLVTTSPRFEGRVERAEIRLKDLSQALQFDDWHMARQIVWDEFIDMHRLFETSTPSFSYMTDGSKKVLEECQKLWNKWQDGPLVTMDAGANVHMLFRNDQKKSFETYRELFKNEFKVLAFEGVKSDVH